The proteins below come from a single Lasioglossum baleicum chromosome 20, iyLasBale1, whole genome shotgun sequence genomic window:
- the Cchl gene encoding cytochrome c heme lyase, translating into MGNVLASSTSAANKFVPEPQPVVPDNPHHHGASKLQGEPPPECPMHKSAPKAPPKSTSECPVDHSGQEEINPLNMMPAANQQPAPDQPFPLPTDRQVSSIPKATEQNEFWVYPSQQMFWNAMLRKGWRWKKEDISPKDMDHIIKIHNANNEQAWQEVLKWEALHARECGTPRLRSFGGKATKYSPRARIRHWMGYELPFDRHDWIIDRCGKDVRYVIDYYDGAQVNEKYVFALLDVRPAMDSFENIWDRMRVTWMRWRYCNESSESECGQQAQ; encoded by the exons ATGGGTAATGTATTGGCCTCTTCCACGTCGGCAGCTAATAAATTTGTACCAGAGCCTCAACCAGTAGTGCCGGACAATCCGCACCATCATGGCGCAAGCAAACTACAGGGAGAGCCACCGCCAGAGTGTCCGATGCATAAATCTGCGCCAAAGGCACCTCCTAAAAGCACCAGCGAATGTCCAGTGGATCATTCGGGCCAGGAAGAAATTAACCCTCTTAACATG ATGCCTGCTGCTAATCAACAACCAGCACCCGATCAGCCATTCCCACTGCCTACGGATAGACAAGTTTCCTCGATACCCAAAGCAACGGAACAAAACGAGTTCTGGGTGTACCCGTCTCAACAAATGTTTTGGAACGCCATGTTAAGGAAAGGCTGGCGGTGGAAGAAAGAGGACATCTCGCCCAAAGACATGGACCACATAATAAAGATTCATAACGCCAACAACGAACAAGCGTGGCAAGAAGTACTGAAATGGGAGGCGTTGCACGCCAGAGAATGCGGTACTCCGAGGCTACGTAGCTTCGGAGGAAAAGCTACAAAGTACTCGCCACGTGCTCGTATCCGACACTGGATGGG ATATGAGTTGCCATTTGACCGTCATGACTGGATCATCGACAGATGTGGGAAGGACGTTAGATACGTTATAGATTACTACGACGGTGCACAAGTCAATGAAAAATATGTGTTCGCACTGCTCGATGTAAGGCCCGCTATGGACTCGTTTGAGAACATCTGGGATCGTATGAGGGTAACGTGGATGCGTTGGAGATATTGCAACGAGTCGAGCGAATCTGAATGTGGCCAGCAAGCGCAGTAA
- the LOC143218651 gene encoding histone-lysine N-methyltransferase SETMAR, with translation MEAIGRADEYEHSTPSVMYIVNNIPGPGIDLDDFESEYSLGCSCIDKCSDSCLCIHGPPNYIDHRLFDEKLEGPIVECNPNCACGETCCNRVVQQGPIDSLIVSQISGKGLGLVTTKFIRKGQFICEYAGEVIGIDEARRRVEANKNSMNYVLVVSEHVGDRTIVTCIDPKYFGNIGRYCNHSCEPNANLVPVRVETVVPRLCLFASKDIAIGDEITFNYAGGVPNSVHEFSHTPCLCGSNHCLGYLPHNSI, from the coding sequence ATGGAGGCGATTGGTCGCGCGGACGAGTACGAGCATAGTACTCCAAGTGTTATGTACATAGTGAATAATATACCGGGTCCGGGTATAGATTTAGATGACTTTGAATCAGAATACTCGCTAGGTTGTTCGTGTATAGATAAATGCTCGGATAGTTGTTTGTGTATACATGGTCCTCCGAATTACATCGATCACCGGCTATTCGACGAGAAGCTGGAAGGACCCATTGTCGAGTGCAATCCTAATTGCGCCTGCGGGGAAACATGTTGCAACAGAGTGGTACAGCAAGGTCCGATTGACAGTTTGATCGTGTCTCAGATTAGTGGAAAAGGGCTAGGCTTGGTTACCACGaaatttattcggaaaggacAATTCATTTGCGAGTACGCCGGCGAGGTGATAGGCATCGACGAAGCAAGAAGGAGAGTAGAAGCGAACAAGAACAGCATGAATTACGTTCTGGTAGTTTCGGAACACGTCGGAGATCGGACTATCGTAACCTGTATAGACCCGAAGTATtttggaaatattggacggTACTGTAACCATAGCTGCGAACCGAATGCCAATCTTGTGCCCGTCAGGGTTGAAACTGTAGTGCCTCGATTATGTTTGTTCGCATCCAAAGACATAGCTATCGGGGACGAAATCACTTTCAACTACGCCGGCGGAGTTCCTAATTCTGTCCATGAATTCAGCCACACACCCTGCCTTTGCGGTTCTAATCATTGTCTCGGCTATCTGCCGCATAATTCTATTTAA
- the LOC143218637 gene encoding traB domain-containing protein isoform X1, with protein MSSEMKDLDSSNLNVSQHQNTVEYSQYFVLNQKDDYDANIKFDGQDASEKLIASESEIPYDPIYESEDESSIMEPSTVVNEEKAEENVGPWASSNAQSKNDHKTHDTTVSNRHEYDASIDERLPETVKLLTTPNGAKLYLVGTAHFSIESQNDVSMIIQAVQPHIIAVELCKDRVQIMQLTEEVLYEYSKNLTFQSVMQLVTKYGVFHGLFHVLLLRMVAQITKQLGVAPGGEFRRAFKEAKKVPNCIIQLADRPFTITIQRAMRSLTWWQTFKLGWYLVTLKADISKEYVEVCKQKSLLDDMVHQLKEEFPPIEKVFVKERDMYLAYSLQAACMLQCNDSSNGVLLPRVVGIVGIGHTSGILENWGKVMCSDIPQIMSVPPQPLSSKMLKFSVKFLFLSAVIYVGYKVLPVPVGITLRSIRSFGEGVLKVSVQK; from the exons ATGTCGTCGGAAATGAAGGATCTGGACAGTTCGAATTTGAATGTGTCGCAACATCAAAATACAGTGGAGTACAGTCAGTATTTTGTACTTAATCAAAAGGATGATTACGATGCGAATATCAAATTCGATGGGCAAGATGCCAGTGAAAAATTAATTGCCAGTGAGTCAGAAATTCCTTACGATCCGATTTATGAGTCTGAAGATGAATCTTCAATAATGGAACCTTCGACGGTTGTAAACGAAGAAAAAGCGGAAG AGAATGTTGGGCCTTGGGCGAGTTCGAACGCTCAGTCAAAAAACGACCATAAAACTCATGATACCACAGTATCGAATCGACACGAATACGATGCTAGCATAGACGAAAGATTACCGGAAACTGTGAAGTTGCTGACTACACCCAACGGAGCAAAGTTGTATTTAGTGGGAACAGCACACTTCAGCATTGAAAGTCAAAATGATGTATCCATG ATAATTCAAGCTGTGCAGCCTCATATAATCGCAGTCGAATTATGCAAAGATAGAGTTCAGATAATGCAGCTCACCGAAGAAGTTCTGTACGAGTATTCGAAGAATCTTACATTCC AGTCTGTTATGCAATTGGTAACGAAATATGGTGTTTTTCACGGGTTGTTCCATGTCTTGTTATTGAGAATGGTAGCCCAAATTACTAAGCAACTAGGAGTGGCACCTGGTGGTGAATTTCGCAGAGCATTCAAAGAG GCGAAGAAAGTACCAAATTGTATCATTCAGTTGGCGGATAGACCGTTCACCATAACAATTCAACGAGCTATGAGATCGTTAACTTGGTGGCAAACATTCAAGCTTGGATGGTACTTGGTCACTTTGAAAGCTGACATTAGCAAGGAATACGTAGAAGTTTGTAAACAGAAGAGTTTGTTGGATGATATGGTCCATCAGCTGAAGGAAGAATTTCCACCAATAGAGAAAGTGTttgtgaaagagagagacatGTATCTTGCGTACTCGCTTCAAGCAGCGTGTATGCTTCAATGCAACGATTCTTCGAATGGAGTGTTACTGCCCAGAGTGGTGGGTATCGTTGGCATAGGGCATACCTCGGGTATTCTGGAAAACTGGGGGAAAGTGATGTGCTCCGATATACCACAGATTATGAG CGTGCCTCCCCAACCATTGTCCAGTAAAATGTTAAAGTTCAGTGTTAAGTTTTTGTTCCTAAGCGCTGTAATTTACGTAGGGTATAAAGTTTTACCAGTGCCTGTCGGCATCACGCTACGATCTATCCGATCATTCGGCGAGGGAGTGTTAAAGGTCAGTGTACAAAAATAA
- the LOC143218637 gene encoding traB domain-containing protein isoform X2, which translates to MPVQYRNRRKLAKHQENVGPWASSNAQSKNDHKTHDTTVSNRHEYDASIDERLPETVKLLTTPNGAKLYLVGTAHFSIESQNDVSMIIQAVQPHIIAVELCKDRVQIMQLTEEVLYEYSKNLTFQSVMQLVTKYGVFHGLFHVLLLRMVAQITKQLGVAPGGEFRRAFKEAKKVPNCIIQLADRPFTITIQRAMRSLTWWQTFKLGWYLVTLKADISKEYVEVCKQKSLLDDMVHQLKEEFPPIEKVFVKERDMYLAYSLQAACMLQCNDSSNGVLLPRVVGIVGIGHTSGILENWGKVMCSDIPQIMSVPPQPLSSKMLKFSVKFLFLSAVIYVGYKVLPVPVGITLRSIRSFGEGVLKVSVQK; encoded by the exons ATGCCAGTGCAATACAGAAATAGAAGAAAACTAGCGAAGCACCAAG AGAATGTTGGGCCTTGGGCGAGTTCGAACGCTCAGTCAAAAAACGACCATAAAACTCATGATACCACAGTATCGAATCGACACGAATACGATGCTAGCATAGACGAAAGATTACCGGAAACTGTGAAGTTGCTGACTACACCCAACGGAGCAAAGTTGTATTTAGTGGGAACAGCACACTTCAGCATTGAAAGTCAAAATGATGTATCCATG ATAATTCAAGCTGTGCAGCCTCATATAATCGCAGTCGAATTATGCAAAGATAGAGTTCAGATAATGCAGCTCACCGAAGAAGTTCTGTACGAGTATTCGAAGAATCTTACATTCC AGTCTGTTATGCAATTGGTAACGAAATATGGTGTTTTTCACGGGTTGTTCCATGTCTTGTTATTGAGAATGGTAGCCCAAATTACTAAGCAACTAGGAGTGGCACCTGGTGGTGAATTTCGCAGAGCATTCAAAGAG GCGAAGAAAGTACCAAATTGTATCATTCAGTTGGCGGATAGACCGTTCACCATAACAATTCAACGAGCTATGAGATCGTTAACTTGGTGGCAAACATTCAAGCTTGGATGGTACTTGGTCACTTTGAAAGCTGACATTAGCAAGGAATACGTAGAAGTTTGTAAACAGAAGAGTTTGTTGGATGATATGGTCCATCAGCTGAAGGAAGAATTTCCACCAATAGAGAAAGTGTttgtgaaagagagagacatGTATCTTGCGTACTCGCTTCAAGCAGCGTGTATGCTTCAATGCAACGATTCTTCGAATGGAGTGTTACTGCCCAGAGTGGTGGGTATCGTTGGCATAGGGCATACCTCGGGTATTCTGGAAAACTGGGGGAAAGTGATGTGCTCCGATATACCACAGATTATGAG CGTGCCTCCCCAACCATTGTCCAGTAAAATGTTAAAGTTCAGTGTTAAGTTTTTGTTCCTAAGCGCTGTAATTTACGTAGGGTATAAAGTTTTACCAGTGCCTGTCGGCATCACGCTACGATCTATCCGATCATTCGGCGAGGGAGTGTTAAAGGTCAGTGTACAAAAATAA